One Gossypium hirsutum isolate 1008001.06 chromosome A11, Gossypium_hirsutum_v2.1, whole genome shotgun sequence genomic window carries:
- the LOC107946278 gene encoding uncharacterized WD repeat-containing protein alr2800 isoform X1, whose amino-acid sequence MLSSYEGENDVFFDSLDCLLVEESLVAKHGLEYEIWFNELQSVKERRASFLRSMDLVEFTEPSRIKDVKRITECSGAVPSCSFLSVNNGEGSISCCEREMTCQAIPSVDESELGQSFALDIENETLSPTKGCEQKEAQAYLDECEINTKKFKKWWKHFLSTRKGGETKRASKVSKHDIKVHKLNKMMVQPNKNGCMESTAIFMGQEIQAHTGFIWTMKFSPDGQYLATGGEDGVVRIWQVTSTDASSKPFNAEGGLVRKMNKRKFGFGRKKLIPSPVVVPNKIFQIEELPMQEFHGHGCDVLDVAWSNANFLLSSSMDKTVRLWQVGCNQCLNVFYHNNYVTCIQFNPIDDNYFISGSIDGKVRIWGVAEKRVVHWVDMRDIITAICYRPDGKQEFVVGSIAGTCRFYEASGIGVNLEAEIHIHGRKKTSGNKITSIQFSRDESRKVLITCEDSKLRIFDGIDVVRKFKALPKSGSQMSASFTSTGKHIISVGEDCRVYVWNYNDMCLQTSKHAKSVRSCEHFFCQDVSVAIPWLGQGPDHRHSARAPREGRMEGGSWIRDSEQFSIGNWFSIDGSGSSKGSATWPEEKLPLWDATVVERESYTYDQQQLCHTGANDHMSLPETWGLVIVAGGWNGTIKTFHNYGLPVRL is encoded by the exons ATGCTGAGCTCTTATGAGGGAGAAAATGATGTGTTCTTTGATTCCTTGGATTGCTTGTTGGTTGAAGAATCACTTGTTGCGAAACATGGATTAGAGTATGAAATTTGGTTTAATGAGCTGCAAAGTGTGAAGGAGCGACGTGCAAGTTTTCTGCGATCCATGGATCTGGTTGAGTTTACAGAGCCATCAAGGATAAAGGATGTGAAGAGGATCACAGAGTGCAGTGGTGCCGTCCCAAGTTGTTCATTTTTATCTGTCAACAATGGCGAAGGAAGTATTTCTTGTTGCGAGAGAGAAATGACTTGTCAAGCTATTCCTTCGGTTGATGAATCAGAACTAGGACAGAGCTTTGCTCTCGACATTGAGAATGAGACACTTTCCCCTACTAAAGGATGTGAACAAAAGGAAGCTCAAGCATACTTGGATGAATGTGAAATTAATaccaaaaaattcaagaaatggTGGAAACACTTTTTGAGCACGAGGAAAGGAGGAGAAACCAAACGTGCATCTAAGGTATCGAAACATGACATCAAAGTGCATAAGTTGAACAAAATGATGGTTCAGCCCAACAAGAACGGATGCATGGAGTCTACAGCAATTTTTATGGGACAAGAAATACAGGCTCACACCGGCTTCATCTGGACAATGAAGTTTAGCCCGGATGGTCAGTATTTGGCAACCGGCGGTGAAGACGGAGTAGTACGGATATGGCAAGTCACATCAACAGATGCCTCTAGTAAACCTTTCAATGCTGAGGGCGGTTTGGttagaaagatgaacaaaagaaAGTTCGGTTTTGGCAGAAAAAAGTTGATCCCATCACCAGTGGTTGTCCCTAATAAGATTTTTCAGATTGAGGAGTTACCAATGCAAGAGTTTCATGGCCATGGCtgtgatgttttagatgttgCATGGTCCAATGCAAAT tttcttctttcttcttccatGGACAAAACTGTTCGTCTGTGGCAAGTTGGCTGCAATCAATGTCTAAATGTTTTTTATCATAATAATTACG TCACATGCATTCAGTTCAATCCCATTGATGACAATTACTTCATCAGCGGTTCAATAGATGGAAAAGTTAGGATCTGGGGAGTCGCCGAGAAACGAGTTGTACATTGGGTGGACATGCGGGACATTATAACTGCCATATGTTACCGGCCAGATGGGAAG CAGGAATTTGTGGTTGGTTCCATTGCGGGCACTTGCCGCTTTTATGAAGCATCAG GCATCGGTGTCAATTTGGAGGCAGAGATTCATATTCATGGCAGAAAGAAAACCTCTGGCAACAAAATTACAAGTATTCAG TTCTCCCGGGATGAATCACGCAAAGTTCTGATAACATGTGAAGATTCTAAACTCAGAATATTCGATGGCATAGACGTAGTTCGTAAATTTAAAG CGCTGCCAAAGTCAGGAAGTCAGATGTCGGCATCGTTTACATCAACCGGGAAACATATAATCTCAGTTGGAGAAGACTGTCGTGTTTATGTCTGGAACTACAATGACATGTGTCTCCAAACATCAAAACATGCAAAATCTGTTCGTTCTTGTGAGCACTTCTTTTGCCAGGATGTGTCTGTCGCAATACCTTGGTTAGGCCAGGGTCCAGATCATAGGCACTCGGCACGAGCACCAAGAGAAGGTCGAATGGAGGGTGGTTCCTGGATCAGAGATTCAGAACAGTTCTCCATTGGTAACTGGTTCTCCATTGATGGGTCTGGGTCATCCAAGGGCTCCGCCACATGGCCTGAAGAAAAGCTTCCTTTGTGGGATGCAACAGTTGTGGAGCGTGAGAGTTACACGTATGACCAGCAGCAACTCTGTCACACTGGTGCCAACGACCACATGAGCCTTCCGGAAACATGGGGACTCGTGATTGTTGCAGGCGGATGGAATGGAACAATCAAGACATTCCATAACTATGGATTGCCCGTTAGGCTATAG
- the LOC107946278 gene encoding uncharacterized protein isoform X2: protein MLSSYEGENDVFFDSLDCLLVEESLVAKHGLEYEIWFNELQSVKERRASFLRSMDLVEFTEPSRIKDVKRITECSGAVPSCSFLSVNNGEGSISCCEREMTCQAIPSVDESELGQSFALDIENETLSPTKGCEQKEAQAYLDECEINTKKFKKWWKHFLSTRKGGETKRASKVSKHDIKVHKLNKMMVQPNKNGCMESTAIFMGQEIQAHTGFIWTMKFSPDGQYLATGGEDGVVRIWQVTSTDASSKPFNAEGGLVRKMNKRKFGFGRKKLIPSPVVVPNKIFQIEELPMQEFHGHGCDVLDVAWSNANFLLSSSMDKTVRLWQVGCNQCLNVFYHNNYVTCIQFNPIDDNYFISGSIDGKVRIWGVAEKRVVHWVDMRDIITAICYRPDGKEFVVGSIAGTCRFYEASGIGVNLEAEIHIHGRKKTSGNKITSIQFSRDESRKVLITCEDSKLRIFDGIDVVRKFKALPKSGSQMSASFTSTGKHIISVGEDCRVYVWNYNDMCLQTSKHAKSVRSCEHFFCQDVSVAIPWLGQGPDHRHSARAPREGRMEGGSWIRDSEQFSIGNWFSIDGSGSSKGSATWPEEKLPLWDATVVERESYTYDQQQLCHTGANDHMSLPETWGLVIVAGGWNGTIKTFHNYGLPVRL from the exons ATGCTGAGCTCTTATGAGGGAGAAAATGATGTGTTCTTTGATTCCTTGGATTGCTTGTTGGTTGAAGAATCACTTGTTGCGAAACATGGATTAGAGTATGAAATTTGGTTTAATGAGCTGCAAAGTGTGAAGGAGCGACGTGCAAGTTTTCTGCGATCCATGGATCTGGTTGAGTTTACAGAGCCATCAAGGATAAAGGATGTGAAGAGGATCACAGAGTGCAGTGGTGCCGTCCCAAGTTGTTCATTTTTATCTGTCAACAATGGCGAAGGAAGTATTTCTTGTTGCGAGAGAGAAATGACTTGTCAAGCTATTCCTTCGGTTGATGAATCAGAACTAGGACAGAGCTTTGCTCTCGACATTGAGAATGAGACACTTTCCCCTACTAAAGGATGTGAACAAAAGGAAGCTCAAGCATACTTGGATGAATGTGAAATTAATaccaaaaaattcaagaaatggTGGAAACACTTTTTGAGCACGAGGAAAGGAGGAGAAACCAAACGTGCATCTAAGGTATCGAAACATGACATCAAAGTGCATAAGTTGAACAAAATGATGGTTCAGCCCAACAAGAACGGATGCATGGAGTCTACAGCAATTTTTATGGGACAAGAAATACAGGCTCACACCGGCTTCATCTGGACAATGAAGTTTAGCCCGGATGGTCAGTATTTGGCAACCGGCGGTGAAGACGGAGTAGTACGGATATGGCAAGTCACATCAACAGATGCCTCTAGTAAACCTTTCAATGCTGAGGGCGGTTTGGttagaaagatgaacaaaagaaAGTTCGGTTTTGGCAGAAAAAAGTTGATCCCATCACCAGTGGTTGTCCCTAATAAGATTTTTCAGATTGAGGAGTTACCAATGCAAGAGTTTCATGGCCATGGCtgtgatgttttagatgttgCATGGTCCAATGCAAAT tttcttctttcttcttccatGGACAAAACTGTTCGTCTGTGGCAAGTTGGCTGCAATCAATGTCTAAATGTTTTTTATCATAATAATTACG TCACATGCATTCAGTTCAATCCCATTGATGACAATTACTTCATCAGCGGTTCAATAGATGGAAAAGTTAGGATCTGGGGAGTCGCCGAGAAACGAGTTGTACATTGGGTGGACATGCGGGACATTATAACTGCCATATGTTACCGGCCAGATGGGAAG GAATTTGTGGTTGGTTCCATTGCGGGCACTTGCCGCTTTTATGAAGCATCAG GCATCGGTGTCAATTTGGAGGCAGAGATTCATATTCATGGCAGAAAGAAAACCTCTGGCAACAAAATTACAAGTATTCAG TTCTCCCGGGATGAATCACGCAAAGTTCTGATAACATGTGAAGATTCTAAACTCAGAATATTCGATGGCATAGACGTAGTTCGTAAATTTAAAG CGCTGCCAAAGTCAGGAAGTCAGATGTCGGCATCGTTTACATCAACCGGGAAACATATAATCTCAGTTGGAGAAGACTGTCGTGTTTATGTCTGGAACTACAATGACATGTGTCTCCAAACATCAAAACATGCAAAATCTGTTCGTTCTTGTGAGCACTTCTTTTGCCAGGATGTGTCTGTCGCAATACCTTGGTTAGGCCAGGGTCCAGATCATAGGCACTCGGCACGAGCACCAAGAGAAGGTCGAATGGAGGGTGGTTCCTGGATCAGAGATTCAGAACAGTTCTCCATTGGTAACTGGTTCTCCATTGATGGGTCTGGGTCATCCAAGGGCTCCGCCACATGGCCTGAAGAAAAGCTTCCTTTGTGGGATGCAACAGTTGTGGAGCGTGAGAGTTACACGTATGACCAGCAGCAACTCTGTCACACTGGTGCCAACGACCACATGAGCCTTCCGGAAACATGGGGACTCGTGATTGTTGCAGGCGGATGGAATGGAACAATCAAGACATTCCATAACTATGGATTGCCCGTTAGGCTATAG